A single region of the uncultured Flavobacterium sp. genome encodes:
- a CDS encoding aminoacyl-histidine dipeptidase — MSQEIRNLEPKALWNKFADLNAVPRPSKKEERVIEFMKDFGNSLGLETFEDEIRNVIIRKPATPGMENRKAIVMQGHLDMVHQKNADTVFDFDTQGIDMYVDGDWVRARGTTLGADNGLGVATIMAVLESKDIPHPAIEALFTIDEETGMTGALNLKGGILQGQILLNLDTEEDDEIDIGCAGGIDVTATRTYHEEEVPEGSVGHIITVKGLNGGHSGMDINKGLGNANKIMNRLLFDAFENFGLQVAEINGGSLRNAIPRESVAKVIISEMFDEAYIFDMQEIINDIKAEYKTTEPNLTIEIVKCDLPAKVMDLGVQEGIIRAIYAAHNGVYRMSADMADLVETSNNIARVIVKDGEISVGCLTRSSVETSKFDLANSLRSAFELVGCEVELSGSYPGWTPNVKSEILDTLVGIYEKQNNEKPKVVACHAGLECGILGTNYPDMDMISFGPTIHGAHSPDERASISSAQKYWKFVLEILSNIPVK; from the coding sequence ATGAGTCAGGAAATAAGAAATCTGGAGCCTAAAGCGCTATGGAATAAGTTTGCGGATTTAAACGCAGTTCCACGTCCGTCAAAGAAAGAAGAGCGTGTGATCGAGTTCATGAAGGACTTTGGAAATAGCTTAGGTTTAGAAACTTTTGAAGACGAAATTCGAAATGTGATTATCCGTAAACCGGCAACTCCGGGAATGGAAAACCGTAAAGCAATTGTAATGCAGGGACACCTTGATATGGTGCACCAAAAAAATGCAGATACCGTTTTTGATTTCGATACCCAAGGAATTGATATGTATGTAGATGGTGACTGGGTTCGCGCTCGTGGTACAACACTTGGTGCTGATAACGGACTTGGAGTAGCGACAATTATGGCTGTTTTAGAAAGTAAAGATATTCCGCATCCAGCAATTGAAGCGTTGTTTACAATCGACGAAGAAACAGGAATGACAGGAGCTTTAAACTTAAAAGGAGGAATTCTTCAAGGTCAGATTCTTTTGAATTTAGATACAGAAGAAGATGACGAAATTGATATAGGTTGTGCTGGTGGAATCGATGTAACAGCTACAAGAACCTATCATGAAGAAGAAGTTCCGGAAGGATCTGTTGGACATATTATTACTGTAAAAGGTTTAAATGGTGGACATTCAGGAATGGATATCAATAAAGGTCTAGGAAACGCTAATAAAATTATGAACCGTTTATTGTTTGATGCTTTTGAAAACTTTGGTTTGCAAGTAGCAGAAATTAACGGCGGAAGTTTACGAAATGCGATCCCAAGAGAAAGCGTTGCAAAAGTAATTATTTCTGAAATGTTTGATGAAGCGTATATTTTTGATATGCAGGAAATTATCAATGATATTAAAGCTGAATATAAAACGACTGAACCAAATCTTACTATTGAAATCGTAAAATGCGATTTACCGGCAAAAGTTATGGATTTGGGTGTTCAGGAAGGTATTATTCGTGCTATTTATGCAGCTCACAATGGAGTTTACAGAATGAGCGCTGATATGGCTGATTTAGTTGAAACTTCAAATAACATTGCAAGAGTTATTGTAAAAGACGGTGAAATATCTGTTGGATGTTTAACACGTTCTTCTGTTGAAACTTCAAAATTTGATTTGGCAAATTCTCTTCGTTCTGCTTTTGAGTTAGTAGGTTGCGAAGTAGAACTTTCAGGTTCTTATCCAGGTTGGACACCAAATGTAAAATCTGAAATTCTGGATACTTTGGTAGGAATTTATGAGAAACAAAATAATGAGAAACCAAAAGTTGTTGCTTGTCACGCTGGTTTAGAATGCGGAATTTTGGGAACAAATTATCCTGATATGGATATGATCTCTTTCGGACCAACCATTCACGGAGCACACTCTCCTGATGAAAGAGCGAGTATTTCTTCAGCTCAGAAATATTGGAAATTTGTATTAGAAATTCTTTCGAATATTCCGGTTAAATAG